Within Micromonospora parathelypteridis, the genomic segment CAGGGCGATGATCGCCGCCGCGCCGGCCAGACCGTTCCAGCCCGGATCACCGGCGAGCCGGAGCAGGCCGGCCGCGGTCAGCAGGTCCAGCAGGACCCGAACGGCGGTCCGGAGCGCCACGGTGGTGAGCGCGATGACCACACCGACGACCAGGGCCAGCGCGGTGACCACCGTGGCCAGGGTGCCGATCACGTGCGGCGCTCCCGCTCGGCGACCTGCCGCTGCTCCTGGCCGATCTCCCGGCCCAGGAAGTAGTTGAGGGCCGTCCGGATCGTGGCGATCGCCGCGAGTTGGCCGATCTGGTTGAACGACGGGGACACCGCGGTCCGCAGCACGTCGGCCGCCAACTGGAATTCGAGACCGAGGGTCAGAAACCGGCCCAGCGAGAGCCGGATCGGGGTGAAGACGGCGGCGGTGCGGTGTCGTAGCCCTTCGACCACGAACCGCACCGCCGCCCAGACCGCGCCGACGAAGATCACCAGAGCGCCGGCCACCTCCACCACGGCAACCAGCACCTGGTCGCCGTGTCGCAACAGCTCGGCCGGCTCCACCCCGGGCCGTTACCCGCCCTCGGGGCGGCTAGTCGGCGCTCAGGTCAGCTCGTTCACCGCCTCCAGGATCAGCCAGAGCCCCGAGATGGCGAACAGGATCGCGGCACCGTACTTGATGACCTTCTCCGGCAGCCGGCGACCGAGCATCCGGCCGACCAGGATGGCAAGCGCGTCCGCCGCGACCATGCCGATGGTGGAGCCGAGCCAGGTGCCGAACCAGCCGTACTTGGTGGCGAGCGTGATCGTGGCGAGCATCGTCTTGTCGCCCAACTCGGCCAGGAAGAACGCCACCGACACCGCCACGATCGCGGTCTTGCTGGTCTTCTCCGCCTTGCGCTTCTCCTCCTCGGTGAGCTTGTCCCCGCGCAGGGTCCACGCACCGAAACCGAGGAACGCCACGCCGGCCACCAGGGAGATCCAGTCGGTGGGCAGCACCGCACCGAGACCCACACCGATGGCGACCGACGCCAGGTGCACCACCGCAGTGGCGACGGTGATGCCGATCAGCACCGGGATCGGCTTGAACCGCGTGGCGAAGGTCAACGCCATCAACTGGGACTTGTCCCCCAGCTCGGCGACGAAAATGACGCCGAAGCTGATGACCAGCGCGGCGAAAAATCCCTCCATGACATCCTTCCCGTTCAATGCCGGGAGGAGGTACAGGGGCGCCCTCGACCCGGCTGCAACAGCCTGAGTCGAAGGTCTCGCCCGCCCCGGAAACCCGAGGCCGCGTGGCCGGATGCGGAACGCACCAGTATGTCGACCACGACATTGGGGGCTACTCCCCTTCGCGCGACCAGCCTAACCGATCACCGCGGGCCCGGTCGGGGTGGGTGGAAAGGCTCACCGTGCCCGGGCCAGCGTGACCCCGAAGAGCCCGTCCACGTCGGTCCAGAACTCCGTCGTGACGAAGCCGGCCGTGGTCAGCTCCGCGGCGATCCCCTCCGGGTGGAACTTCGCCGAGACCTCGGTACGGAGTTGCTCCCCCGCGGCGAAGTCGACGGTCATGTCCAGGGTCCGCACCTGCACACGCATCGGGCGGGTCGCCCGCAACCGCATCTCGATCCACTCCTGGGCCGGGTCCCAGAGAGCGACGTGCGCGAACGCCCCCGGGTCGAAGTCGGCGTCCAACTCCCGATTGATCACGTGCAGCACATTGCGGTTGAACTCGGCGGTGACCCCGGCGGCGTCGTCGTACGCGGGCACGATCACCGACGGGTCCTTGACCAGGTCGGTGCCGAGCAACAGCCAGTCGCCAACCTCCAGCGCGGCGCGCATCGCCGTCAGGAACTCGGCCCGCTCGGCGGGCAGCAGGTTGCCGATGGTGCCGCCGAGGAACACCACCAGCCGACGGCCGCCGGTGGGCAGCCGGTCCAGTTGCCGGGTGAAGTCACCGACGATGCCCCGGACCCGCAGGCTCGGATAGTCGGCGGCGATCTGGGCGGTGGACCCCCGCAGCGCGCTCACCGACACGTCGAGCGGGACGAACGTGCCCAGCCCGCCCCGACGGGCGAACGCGTCCAGCAGCAGCCGAGTCTTGTCCGACGAACCGGAGCCCAACTCGATCAGGGTCTTGGCCCCGGTCAGCTCCGCGATGTCGGGGGCGTGCGCGGCCAGCACGGCCCGTTCGGCCCGGGTCGGGTAGTACTCGGGAAGTCGGGTGATCTCCTCGAACAGCTCGCTGCCCCGGGCGTCGTAGAACCACTTCGGGGGCAGCCACTTCTGCCCGGCGCTCAGACCGGCCCGGACGTCGTCGCGCAGGCCGCGCTCCAGGTCACGCTCCTCGAGGTAGATCTCCAGCGGTTCCGCGGTCATCGGTTCGCCTCTCTGCTCGATCAACCGTTGCGTGCCCGACCGGTGCGCTCACCGGATCGGCAGTGGACGTACCAGCACCTCTCCCGGGGCGGCGGTGACCAGATGCCCCTCCGGCACCACCCGCCACCCGGGATCGTCGTCGTGCGGCTCGGAGGCGAGCAGCACCGAACCCGGCGCCTCGCGTACCGACAGCGCGTGCCCGGCCACGCTGGCCACCACCCGGCGGCCATCGGTGAGCAGCAGGTTGAGCCGGGACCCGGGGGCAGCCGCGGCGACGTCGGCCACCGTCCGCCCGACCGCCTCGGCCGGGTCCTCGCCAGCACGCAGCCGATGCCGCACCAACGCCCAGAGCAGCGCCGAGTCGGTGGCGGCGTCCAAGGTGAGCAGGTCGCGCACCGGCAGGTCGGCGGCGAGCGGCACCACGGCGTCCGGCCAGCCGCGGACCACACCGTTGTGGCTGAACAACCACCGCCCCTCGGCGAAGGGCGCGGCCGCGCCGTCGAGCACCGCCATCCCGACGGTGGCCGAGCGCACCGCCGCGAGTAGCGCACCGCTGCGGGTCACCGCGGCAAGCTGAGCGATGGTCGGGTCGCTCCAGATCGGCTGCGCCCGCCGATAACGCACCGGCTCACCATCGCCCGGGTACCAGCCGACCCCGAACCCGTCGGCGTTGA encodes:
- a CDS encoding DUF1622 domain-containing protein — protein: MEPAELLRHGDQVLVAVVEVAGALVIFVGAVWAAVRFVVEGLRHRTAAVFTPIRLSLGRFLTLGLEFQLAADVLRTAVSPSFNQIGQLAAIATIRTALNYFLGREIGQEQRQVAERERRT
- a CDS encoding TMEM165/GDT1 family protein; protein product: MEGFFAALVISFGVIFVAELGDKSQLMALTFATRFKPIPVLIGITVATAVVHLASVAIGVGLGAVLPTDWISLVAGVAFLGFGAWTLRGDKLTEEEKRKAEKTSKTAIVAVSVAFFLAELGDKTMLATITLATKYGWFGTWLGSTIGMVAADALAILVGRMLGRRLPEKVIKYGAAILFAISGLWLILEAVNELT
- the egtD gene encoding L-histidine N(alpha)-methyltransferase — translated: MTAEPLEIYLEERDLERGLRDDVRAGLSAGQKWLPPKWFYDARGSELFEEITRLPEYYPTRAERAVLAAHAPDIAELTGAKTLIELGSGSSDKTRLLLDAFARRGGLGTFVPLDVSVSALRGSTAQIAADYPSLRVRGIVGDFTRQLDRLPTGGRRLVVFLGGTIGNLLPAERAEFLTAMRAALEVGDWLLLGTDLVKDPSVIVPAYDDAAGVTAEFNRNVLHVINRELDADFDPGAFAHVALWDPAQEWIEMRLRATRPMRVQVRTLDMTVDFAAGEQLRTEVSAKFHPEGIAAELTTAGFVTTEFWTDVDGLFGVTLARAR
- the egtC gene encoding ergothioneine biosynthesis protein EgtC — encoded protein: MCRHLAYLGPPVTLAEVLFDPAHSLARQSWAPRDMRGGGTINADGFGVGWYPGDGEPVRYRRAQPIWSDPTIAQLAAVTRSGALLAAVRSATVGMAVLDGAAAPFAEGRWLFSHNGVVRGWPDAVVPLAADLPVRDLLTLDAATDSALLWALVRHRLRAGEDPAEAVGRTVADVAAAAPGSRLNLLLTDGRRVVASVAGHALSVREAPGSVLLASEPHDDDPGWRVVPEGHLVTAAPGEVLVRPLPIR